In Schizosaccharomyces osmophilus chromosome 2, complete sequence, the following proteins share a genomic window:
- the rpp40 gene encoding RNase P and RNase MRP subunit Rpp40 — protein MNTTFSDCTFTEESGDEITNISYLEKQIEQQRYQTSVELLLPVQNESDAITTKIVDMVDSLSYYEFTGSPDILLFPDLYNNLLHSGKAFLISQAPYGSDDQISTVNGKLHVTLSKDSFLQTGLDAHPASSKTTNSLWHASYDLKTTFLQSHRKGFERLKSALGRFNNQWTFYMGIPPEHIDESFMKSLKKSFPVPLIQHHLRVEKSVYSSVIIPPLISSLKNIGSTDDSIEKSVDTLEQMSLLLLNADVIHKDYSSDPYICSYKPNSNSTSDILAISIVGLFDSSVSMRVYNLLRDLDWGFCVFRNEHLSSIPESLAAPGKANRTLLCLNQKSQNIRWTWKIT, from the exons ATGAATACAACTTTTTCTGATTGTACATTTACTGAAGAATCAGGAGATGAAATAACCAACATATCTTACTTAGAGAAACAAATTGAGCAACAGCGCTACCAAACATCG GTTGAATTACTGCTTCCTGTGCAAAATGAGAGCGATGCCATCACAACCAAAATTGTTGATATGGTAGATAGCCTTTCGTATTACGAATTTACCGGAAGCCCCGATATTCTCCTATTTCCCGACTTGTATAATAATCTCTTGCATTCAG GAAAAGCGTTCCTTATTTCTCAGGCGCCTTATGGTTCTGATGACCAAATCTCAACAGTTAATG GAAAACTACATGTCACACTGAGTAAAGACtcatttcttcaaacaGGCCTGGATGCTCACCcagcttcttcaaagacGACTAACTCTTTATGGCATGCTTCTTACGACCTGAAAACGACTTTTTTACAATCTCACCGAAAGGGCTTTGAAAGACTGAAGAGTGCACTTGGTCGCTTTAATAATCAGTGGACATTTTACATGGGAATTCCTCCAGAACATATAGACGAATCTTTTATGaaatctttaaaaaaatcgTTTCCAGTACCTTTAATACAGCACCATTTACGTGTTGAAAAAAGTGTCTATTCATCCGTTATAATTCCTCCGCTCATCAGTTCTCTAAAAAATATAGGTAGCACGGATGACTCGATAGAAAAATCCGTCGATACTTTAGAACAAATGTCTTTGTTGCTTTTAAATGCAGATGTTATACATAAGGACTACTCATCGGATCCTTATATATGCTCCTATAAACCTAATTCTAATAGTACATCTGATATTTTGGCTATTTCAATAGTAGGTCTATTTGACTCGTCTGTTTCCATGCGTGTCTATAATTTACTAAG GGATTTGGATTGGGGTTTCTGTGTCTTCCGTAATGAACATCTTTCCTCAATTCCTGAATCTTTAGCAGCTCCTGGCAAAGCCAACCGaactttgctttgcttaaatcaaaaaagtcaaaataTACGCTGGACTTGGAAAATAACTTGA
- a CDS encoding DNA polymerase epsilon subunit Dpb3 encodes MTEVEPAREEETKPSVSSNAAEESPTNATSTAAAAAAASWKSRFPVARIKKIMQADQDVGKVAQVTPVIMSKALEMFMQSIINESCQQARLHQAKRVTVSHLKHAVKSVEQFDFLQDIVEKIPDAPPIKAERKPKRPRTRRPPQNSENTENTRQASKKSKTKESKKAAESVKEEEEEQEQEQEQEQEPEPEPEPEETAVESEGGSEIIKKEESAEADAMSEKTASENSNSSGEA; translated from the coding sequence ATGACTGAAGTCGAACCTGCGCGTgaggaagaaacaaagcCTTCTGTTTCCTCCAACGCAGCAGAAGAATCTCCTACTAATGCTACCTCCACGGCAGCCGCTGCCGCAGCAGCTTCTTGGAAAAGTCGGTTTCCTGTCGCTCgtataaaaaagattatgCAAGCTGACCAGGATGTTGGCAAGGTAGCTCAGGTTACCCCCGTCATTATGTCTAAAGCATTAGAAATGTTTATGCAAAGCATAATTAATGAATCTTGCCAACAAGCACGTTTACACCAAGCAAAGCGTGTAACCGTTTCCCATTTGAAACATGCGGTGAAAAGTGTTGAACAATTTGACTTTTTACAAGACATTGTGGAAAAGATTCCTGATGCTCCACCTATCAAAGCCGAACGAAAACCAAAACGCCCCCGTACTCGTCGTCCCCCCCAGAATTCTGAAAACACTGAAAATACTCGTCAAGcttcaaagaaatcaaagacAAAGGAGTCGAAAAAGGCCGCCGAATCAgtcaaagaagaagaggaagagcAGGAGCAGGAGCAGGAGCAGGAGCAAGAGCCAGAGCCAGAGCCAGAGCCAGAAGAAACAGCAGTTGAATCAGAGGGCGGAAGTGAAATCatcaaaaaggaagaatcagCTGAGGCAGATGCTATGTCTGAAAAAACCGCTAGcgaaaattcaaattcttcagGTGAAGCATAA
- the trl1 gene encoding tRNA ligase Trl1, producing MSNTFATPKELVEELCRLRDLKVGIFGEKKPTIRSVSFNVPGTNYELTSWRVWEQAYRINVSDSKKTYDGTTGVKRRLPTCARGLFTYKDPSSKEQKIAIRGYDKFFNIDEIPLTTWKSMREHTKGPYELTVKENGCIIFISALSNGELIITSKHSFGAVEGQSVSHALAGERWLETHLRKVGKSKTELAQELFKRQVTAVAELCDDDFEEHILPYRADHRGLYLHGLNLNVPEFTTASSEDVSTFAKVWGFLKTDSFYIQKFEDMKQFLEEAAKTGKWNSRSVEGFVVRCHSTAQAEKHKPTNDFFFKYKFDEPYGMFRQWREVTKMLIHDKPLNYVKYKKITNEYVNFCRRKFQEKPELKALYLNNKGIISLREEFLLLSKLDAMTISIESSSEKPYTLLVPIATIGCGKTTVAKILEKLFNWPVVQNDNIPSGKGGPKRFARAIVSEFQNGHSIVFADRNNHIPNMRSALRNDVSAELDGVRYVALPFTQNSSTRPFVQERIINRGDRHQSIKVSEGVEKVNAILDMFYKQYKPFDPELFSHDQGYDDIIELDPHAGSLENTRLIVDYMREHMPDLITHSPREEEYQQALEYAVNDYVPAYTKKMGGGSLKREENSNELEYFGVCFPSDKVKTILEELIRSKGISWDDKFSSYTLQDFFHVTMIHSSHITLGPEKAILWQQYLKQLENKNDGIDQVNFTLRNLVWDGRIMCFAVDIDSKSVWCGKTVNPHLHITLGTTSPSIKAFESNLMLERLKAGKASQEPEIHVMDVEPAVNITGTLRSLPKK from the coding sequence ATGTCGAATACGTTCGCTACTCCAAAAGAACTTGTAGAAGAGCTTTGTAGATTACGTGATTTGAAAGTAGGAATTTTCGGTGAAAAAAAGCCTACCATACGCTCCGTCTCCTTTAATGTTCCAGGTACAAATTATGAATTGACATCCTGGAGGGTTTGGGAACAGGCTTACCGTATCAACGTATCCGATAGCAAGAAGACGTATGACGGTACGACCGGTGTAAAAAGACGTCTGCCAACATGCGCTCGTGGTTTGTTCACCTATAAGGATCCTAGCTCAAAGGAACAAAAGATTGCTATCCGGGGCTATGAcaagtttttcaatattGATGAGATTCCTCTCACTACTTGGAAGTCTATGAGGGAACACACAAAGGGTCCTTATGAGCTGACAGTTAAGGAGAATGGCTGTATCATTTTTATCAGTGCTTTATCCAATGGCGAGCTCATCATTACCAGTAAGCACTCTTTTGGTGCTGTTGAAGGCCAAAGCGTCTCCCATGCGTTAGCCGGAGAGCGGTGGCTTGAAACTCATTTACGGAAGGTTGGTAAATCGAAGACTGAACTTGCCCAGGAACTTTTTAAGCGCCAAGTTACGGCTGTGGCAGAGTTATGTGATGACGATTTTGAAGAACACATTCTTCCATACCGAGCTGATCATCGTGGTTTGTACTTACATGGTCTAAACTTGAATGTTCCTGAATTTACCACGGCATCATCAGAAGACGTATCCACATTCGCGAAAGTCTGgggttttttgaaaactgaCTCCTTttacattcaaaaatttgaagacaTGAAACAATTCTTGGAGGAAGCTGCAAAGACTGGAAAGTGGAACAGTCGCAGTGTCGAGGGATTTGTTGTGCGTTGTCATTCTACTGCACAAGCTGAAAAGCACAAGCCAACgaatgatttctttttcaagtacAAGTTTGATGAGCCCTACGGCATGTTTCGACAATGGAGAGAGGTTACAAAAATGCTTATACACGACAAACCTCTAAATTACGTAAAGTACAAGAAAATTACTAATGAATATGTGAACTTTTGTAGGAGGAAGTTCCAAGAAAAGCCTGAATTAAAGGCTCTTTATCTTAACAACAAAGGTATAATATCTCTGCGTGAAGAGTTTTTACTTCTCTCTAAACTCGACGCTATGACTATTTCGATCGAGTCGAGTAGTGAAAAGCCTTACACATTACTAGTTCCAATTGCTACCATTGGTTGTGGGAAAACGACGGTCGCTAAGATCTTGGAGAAGCTATTTAACTGGCCGGTTGTTCAAAACGACAATATCCCTTCTGGTAAAGGAGGACCCAAGAGGTTTGCACGTGCAATTGTCAGCGAATTTCAAAATGGTCATTCTATTGTTTTCGCTGATCGAAACAATCATATTCCGAATATGAGGAGTGCTCTTCGAAATGATGTTTCAGCTGAATTAGATGGTGTCCGTTACGTAGCTTTGCCTTTTACGCAAAACTCCAGTACTCGTCCATTCGTACAAGAGCGAATTATAAACCGAGGTGATCGTCACCAAAGCATCAAAGTATCGGAGGGTGTGGAAAAGGTAAATGCTATTTTAGACATGTTTTACAAACAGTACAAACCGTTTGATCCAGAATTATTTTCTCATGATCAAGGTTATGATGATATTATAGAATTGGATCCGCATGCTGGATCCCTGGAAAATACTCGCTTGATAGTCGATTATATGCGCGAGCATATGCCCGACTTGATAACCCACAGTCCTCGTGAGGAGGAATACCAGCAAGCTTTGGAATATGCTGTTAATGATTATGTGCCTGCttacacaaaaaaaatgggaGGAGGCTCGTTGAAGAGAGAAGAAAACTCCAACGAACTTGAATATTTTGGGGTCTGCTTTCCTTCAGATAAAGTAAAAACTATTTTGGAGGAATTAATTAGGTCAAAGGGCATAAGCTGGGATGataagttttcttcttataCCCTtcaagatttttttcatgttaCAATGATTCACAGTTCACACATAACATTAGGTCCCGAAAAAGCTATTTTATGGCAGCAATATCTTAAGCAACTtgagaataaaaatgacGGTATCGATCAAGTGAACTTTACGCTTAGAAATCTCGTATGGGATGGAAGAATAATGTGTTTTGCTGTTGACATTGACTCGAAGAGTGTCTGGTGTGGAAAAACTGTCAATCCTCATCTACACATAACATTAGGTACTACTTCGCCTTCTATCAAAGCATTTGAATCCAATTTAATGCTAGAGAGGCTGAAAGCAGGGAAAGCATCACAGGAACCAGAAATTCATGTAATGGATGTCGAACCTGCAGTCAATATTACAGGAACTTTGCGCTCCCTCCCTAAGAAATAA
- the wip1 gene encoding CENP-W-like protein — translation MFDSDRRIYIFFFMKVLDSIKRISLLSIAMSYPKPRMKRMLRQHAERPIDDSAVDLIYLDYCLFLQSLLKEANIEAERTGEKKVQPVHIQNVKRKILARYRG, via the exons ATGTTTGATTCGGATAGAcgtatatatatttttttcttcatgaaaGTCCTGGATTCAATAAA AAGAATATCTTTACTTTCAATTGCGATGAGTTACCCAAAGCCAAGAATGAAGCGCATGCTTCGACAACATGCGGAAAGGCCCATTGATGATTCCGCTGTAGATCTG ATTTACCTAGAttattgtctttttttacaatcGCTCTTAAAAGAAGCCAACATTGAAGCAGAACGAACCGGCGAAAAGAAAGTCCAGCCAGTTCATATTCAAAATGTCAAACGG AAAATTTTGGCCCGCTACCGAGGGTAA
- the urh2 gene encoding uridine ribohydrolase Urh2: protein MTVPRNGLMNGSKRKPVDVWIDCDPGHDDVVALMIAASADHCNILGLSTVHGNTTVENATHNALSVMELLKKNVDVHSGAAKPLMRPSKLATHIHGVNGLADIALLPDQPKKRAAPDAVVAMHQAISQNPVPVTLVATGPLTNVALMLATYPKVTENIERLVFMGGSTGIGNITSQAEFNMFADPEAAKLVLETSSLVGKLYMIPLDVTHNVLMDSSIMTKLQQHASPIAETILELMTVFQATYETVYGFKNGVPVHDACAIVYALWPEIMTSRLMHATISLDHLTLGRTVCDIWSQQTQFFPNVHIVLNADVAAFWKLFTLIVDKLDAL from the coding sequence atgACAGTACCTCGTAACGGTCTGATGAACGgcagcaaaagaaaaccgGTTGATGTATGGATTGATTGTGACCCAGGGCACGACGATGTCGTTGCTTTGATGATTGCTGCATCTGCGGATCATTGTAACATTCTAGGATTGAGCACCGTGCACGGCAACACGACTGTGGAAAACGCAACTCACAATGCTCTTTCAGTGATGGAGctgttaaaaaaaaatgtcgACGTTCATTCAGGCGCTGCAAAACCTTTGATGAGGCCATCTAAGCTGGCTACTCACATCCACGGTGTAAATGGACTGGCAGACATTGCTCTTTTACCAGATCAACCGAAGAAACGAGCTGCTCCTGATGCGGTGGTAGCAATGCATCAAGCAATTTCTCAAAATCCTGTTCCAGTAACACTCGTTGCGACGGGCCCTTTGACAAACGTCGCTTTAATGCTGGCCACTTACCCAAAAGTGACCGAAAACATCGAACGACTTGTTTTTATGGGTGGAAGTACGGGAATTGGAAACATCACTTCACAAGCTGAATTCAATATGTTTGCTGACCCAGAGGCTGCAAAGCTAGTCCTTGAAACTTCTTCACTTGTCGGGAAACTTTATATGATTCCACTGGACGTAACGCATAACGTTTTGATGGATTCTTCGATCATGACAAAATTACAGCAGCATGCAAGTCCCATTGCTGAAACCATACTTGAACTTATGACCGTCTTTCAGGCCACTTATGAAACTGTCTATGGATTCAAAAATGGTGTTCCTGTACACGACGCCTGTGCAATTGTTTATGCATTATGGCCCGAAATTATGACCTCAAGGCTTATGCATGCCACTATTAGCCTTGACCACCTGACTCTTGGTCGAACAGTTTGCGATATTTGGTCGCAGCAGACCCAGTTTTTCCCAAACGTTCACATTGTTCTTAATGCTGATGTTGCTGCTTTTTGGAAGTTGTTTACGCTTATTGTCGACAAACTTGATGCCTTGTGA
- the arc5 gene encoding ARP2/3 actin-organizing complex subunit Arc5 → MSFRMQDVDSVTEPVLTEQDLFAPRQESSEQVQAAISQLVPQARSTIQAGNAMEGLRTLLSYVPYGDDVQEARQQYLSAFVDLLSYIRSTDIVGFLKQCSTEDSDNIMNFIYRALANPQEYNPSVLLNWHEKIVQVNGIGCITRVLSSRPDM, encoded by the exons ATGTCATTTCGAATGCAAGATGTAGACTCTGTTACAGAGCCTGTCCTCACAGAACAAGATTTGTTTGCTCCTCGCCAAGAATCTTCGGAACAGGTGCAAGCTGCGATTTCTCAGTTAGTTCCTCAAGCTCGATCGACGATTCAAGC TGGAAATGCCATGGAAGGGTTACGAACCTTGTTGTCTTATGTACCCTATGGAGATGATGTTCAGGAAGCTAGA CAACAATATTTATCCGCCTTTGTAGACTTGTTAAGCTACATCCGGTCCACGGATATTGTAGGATTTTTAAAACAATGCAGCACCGAGGATTCAGACAACATTATGAACTTTATTTATCGCGCACTAGCGAATCCTCAAGAGTACAATCCTTCTGTCTTGTTAAATTGGCACGAAAAG ATTGTTCAAGTCAATGGGATTGGATGTATCACCCGTGTATTGAGCAGCAGACCGGACATGTAA